The Eurosta solidaginis isolate ZX-2024a chromosome 4, ASM4086904v1, whole genome shotgun sequence genome includes a window with the following:
- the LOC137248352 gene encoding uncharacterized protein has protein sequence MSMINTYNKSNMDLSFINIFSPPSLVSSESDSATRPTFIAHNRHIVMELVNRIFDDKLGTIEVSSSHCSSLEKKSSEYTYDNRLKYWKNMLAERKRVQASIGRKTGKVPAEVLFNRAVTVDERDKQTVRRLIDYADRLHPLKLIDRHAAILPEYIDCNTCRHVNELRETLPKPERDGAKIVEIAGLPAVTKEELLGKPKLQGTQKKWNWLISKVLEDRIERKREHIEKLIEFYPDIEKLQVVGEGLNKMHTLQHNANIKYLGEEPIERISDDTSQCAPEVQATRALEAHTVEPDYCVKINEQVFQLTEKRSSKYIDLEMRFECEPFEKVIKRILHIENLGKKILNFEWVNRPYFDKNSNLLKANDEEFVFQQKPFRLVSGEIMNVVVQFQPRRVNIIKQKWMLKIDPQFFCRKVDAIVMRLNGKCRPAQEFVEKIRLTQKDVLDKSNTKMARQLTNKLATLTPLIKAPEVICPYKRTLNELELFEFHNPGYRCERYHDIQLLKELYQRLKKPREPVWNLKVETLKSLILRQPHPDQRALLFDEMTSILTEMRGNPYVSFDEKILDNTEREHTCYVYVRGIISAGIDEWEDLALTIEEAFLKLAWKKYMDTYYEAEEDISSFIKESAGGDAENVERLHSRELDEDAIKLWLVQELRHRKAFRDTLYMQTYTHLCNFMEDIVSVIESTDIV, from the coding sequence atgtCCATGATCAATACCTACAACAAATCCAATATGGATCTAAGCTTTATCAATATCTTCTCACCACCTTCTTTGGTCTCTTCCGAGAGTGATTCGGCTACTAGACCTACATTCATAGCACATAATCGCCATATCGTTATGGAGCTCGTCAATCGCATATTCGACGACAAGCTGGGTACAATCGAAGTTTCCTCATCTCATTGCTCCAGTTTGGAAAAGAAAAGTTCCGAATATACTTATGACAATCGATTGAAATATTGGAAGAATATGTTGGCAGAGCGTAAGCGTGTGCAAGCGAGTATAGGGAGAAAAACGGGTAAAGTACCAGCCGAGGTGCTCTTCAATCGGGCTGTAACCGTAGATGAACGAGACAAACAAACTGTGCGACGTCTAATCGACTATGCAGACCGCTTGCATCCATTGAAGCTAATAGATCGACATGCCGCTATATTACCCGAATATATCGACTGTAATACTTGTCGGCACGTGAATGAGTTACGTGAGACGTTACCAAAACCTGAACGCGATGGCGCGAAGATTGTCGAGATTGCTGGTTTGCCGGCAGTAACGAAAGAGGAGTTATTGGGCAAACCAAAATTGCAAGGCACACAAAAGAAATGGAATTGGTTGATATCGAAAGTTTTGGAAGATCGAATTGAACGTAAGCGTGAGCATATAGAAAAGTTGATTGAATTCTATCCGGATATTGAGAAATTGCAGGTTGTTGGTGAGGGTTTAAATAAGATGCATACGCTGCAGCATAATgcgaatataaaatatttgggcGAAGAACCAATCGAACGCATATCTGACGATACATCGCAATGTGCGCCCGAAGTGCAAGCAACTAGGGCGCTTGAGGCGCACACCGTAGAGCCAGACTATTGCGTTAAGATAAACGAACAAGTTTTTCAGCTAACCGAAAAACGTAGCTCCAAATATATTGACCTAGAGATGCGTTTCGAATGCGAACCCTTTGAGAAAGTTATAAAACGTATTTTACATATTGAAAATCTTGGCAAAAAGATACTCAATTTTGAGTGGGTAAATCGTCCGTACTTCGACAAGAATTCCAATCTCTTAAAGGCAAATGATGAGGAATTTGTGTTTCAACAAAAACCCTTTCGTCTGGTGTCGGGTGAAATCATGAATGTTGTTGTGCAATTTCAACCACGTCGTGTCAATATTATCAAACAAAAGTGGATGCTTAAAATTGATCCACAGTTCTTCTGTCGTAAAGTAGATGCGATTGTAATGCGTCTCAATGGTAAATGTCGGCCTGCACAAGAGTTTGTGGAGAAGATACGTCTAACACAAAAAGATGTATTAGATAAATCAAATACGAAAATGGCACGCCAGCTTACCAACAAGTTGGCTACGCTCACGCCATTAATTAAAGCGCCCGAAGTGATTTGCCCATACAAGCGTACACTCAACGAGCTCGAACTCTTCGAATTTCATAATCCGGGTTATCGTTGTGAACGCTATCACGATATACAATTACTCAAGGAGTTGTATCAACGTTTAAAGAAGCCACGCGAACCTGTATGGAATTTGAAAGTGGAAACTTTAAAATCTCTGATCTTACGTCAACCACACCCCGATCAGCGTGCTTTACTCTTTGACGAAATGACGAGTATTTTGACAGAAATGCGCGGTAATCCATATGTTAGTTTCGATGAGAAAATACTCGACAATACAGAGCGTGAGCACACATGCTATGTCTATGTACGCGGCATAATTTCAGCGGGCATTGATGAGTGGGAAGATTTAGCATTGACAATTGAGGAAGCTTTTCTTAAATTGGCGTGGAAAAAGTATATGGATACTTATTATGAGGCGGAGGAGGATATATCTTCTTTTATAAAGGAGAGTGCTGGCGGTGATGCTGAGAATGTAGAGAGGTTGCACTCGCGTGAGTTAGATGAAGACGCAATCAAATTGTGGTTAGTGCAAGAGCTTCGTCATCGTAAGGCTTTCCGTGACACGCTCTATATGCAAACTTATACCCATTTGTGCAATTTTATGGAGGATATTGTATCGGTTATTGAGAGTACAGATATTGTATGA
- the Ppt1 gene encoding palmitoyl-protein thioesterase 1, producing MWLIKSFLLFSICYGACASLGALPVVLWHGMGDSCCFPFSMGAIKKLIQKELNGTYVRSLKIGGSIALDYESGYFVHPDLQVSYVCDQLAKDSQLADGYNAIGFSQGGQFLRAVAQRCSTPPMKTLISLGGQHQGVFGVPKCPSLSNRACEHLRKLLHRAVYEEWMQRDLVQATYWHDPFNEEQYRQSSTFLSIINNEVYINRTYIENLNKLKKFVMVMFLNDTIVQPKESEWFGFYVPGQDKDIRPLEQGIAYEDLGIKQMDEDGKLAFLSVEGDHLQMTNKWFMENIIPLLASN from the exons ATGTGGCTTATAAAAAGTTTCTTATTATTTTCCATTTGTTATGGCGCATGTGCCTCTTTGGGTGCGCTTCCAGTTGTATTGTGGCATGGCATGG GTGATAGCTGTTGCTTCCCCTTCAGCATGGGCGCAATTAAGAAATTAATACAAAAAGAGTTAAATGGCACATACGTACGGTCGTTGAAAATAGGAGGCAGCATTGCTTTGGACTACGAAAGCGGCTATTTCGTACATCCCGATCTTCAAGTGAGCTATGTGTGTGATCAATTAGCTAAAGACTCGCAACTAGCGGATGGTTACAATGCTATTGGCTTTTCACAAGGTGGACAGTTTTT ACGTGCAGTGGCGCAACGTTGCTCTACGCCACCAATGAAAACGTTAATCTCTTTAGGAGGTCAGCATCAAGGTGTTTTTGGTGTGCCGAAATGTCCATCGTTATCGAATAGAGCTTGCGAGCATTTGCGGAAGTTATTGCATCGTGCTGTTTATGAAGA ATGGATGCAACGCGATTTAGTGCAAGCCACATATTGGCATGATCCTTTCAATGAGGAGCAGTATCGACAATCAAGTACTTTTTTGTCCATTATCAACAATGAGGTTTACATAAACCGTACATACatcgaaaatttaaataaacttaaaaa ATTTGTTATGGTCATGTTTTTGAATGATACTATTGTACAACCTAAAGAATCGGAATGGTTTGGATTCTATGTACCTGGTCAAGACAAGGATATTCGTCCACTCGAACAAGGTATCGCCTATGAAGAT CTCGGTATTAAGCAAATGGATGAGGATGGTAAACTCGCATTCTTATCTGTAGAAGGCGATCATTTGCAAATGACTAACAAATGGTTTATGGAAAATATAATACCATTACTTGCAAGCAACTGA